In a single window of the Sediminicoccus sp. KRV36 genome:
- a CDS encoding LysE family translocator → MAGGQLLLFLLAATVLALTPGPGMFYVGARTLAGGLGEGLASTLGTGLGGMVHVLAAAFGLSALILASAEAFTVMKFLGGCYLLWLGWRSWRDAGVLLPAHAPLPPLGLRRALREGAVVEALNPKTALFFLAFLPQFVVPDRGDVVAQFLLLGCICVALNTLVDAGVALAAGRVRERLGARQGLLRRLRQGSAGLIMALGLGVLLLRRPSG, encoded by the coding sequence ATGGCGGGCGGGCAGCTTCTGCTTTTCCTGCTCGCCGCCACGGTCCTGGCCCTGACGCCTGGGCCCGGCATGTTCTACGTCGGCGCCCGCACCTTGGCGGGTGGCTTGGGTGAGGGGCTTGCCTCCACCCTGGGCACTGGCCTTGGCGGCATGGTTCATGTGCTGGCTGCGGCCTTCGGCCTCTCCGCCCTGATCCTGGCCAGCGCCGAAGCCTTTACCGTGATGAAATTTCTGGGCGGCTGCTATCTTCTTTGGCTGGGCTGGCGGAGCTGGCGCGATGCCGGGGTGCTGCTGCCCGCCCATGCGCCGCTGCCGCCGCTGGGCTTGCGCCGGGCCTTGCGCGAAGGCGCCGTGGTCGAGGCGCTGAACCCGAAAACCGCGTTGTTCTTCCTGGCCTTCCTGCCGCAATTCGTTGTGCCGGATCGCGGTGACGTGGTGGCGCAGTTCCTCCTGCTCGGATGCATTTGCGTGGCGCTGAATACGCTGGTGGATGCGGGTGTCGCGCTGGCGGCGGGGCGTGTGCGTGAGCGGCTTGGCGCCCGGCAGGGCTTGCTGCGGCGGCTGCGCCAGGGCAGTGCCGGGCTGATCATGGCGCTGGGGCTGGGTGTCCTGCTGCTACGCCGGCCTTCAGGCTGA
- a CDS encoding tripartite tricarboxylate transporter substrate-binding protein yields the protein MRRRSLLALPLAAPALAAAQESWPSRPITILSGFPNGSGIDIYMRRMSEPLSRALNGQNIIVDNRSGAGGNIASDFVAKARPDGYTLYFGTAGTHAINASLYRTLPFDVVRDFTPIAHLGDVPNALTVSIDRRPQFTDCAALLAAARANPGRLNYASTGNGASTHLAGAQFAVAANIDITHVPYRGQPGAQTALLAGDVDFFFNQVGPALGPIRQGQTRALAVTTAQRLSILPDVPTVAEACNLPGFVSTTWYGLFGPANLPAPIVERLSTAITGVLRDPQFSEWLVTTQGIALPPVFTPAEFGAIQRRDIASWAEIVRRSGASVD from the coding sequence ATGCGCCGCCGTTCCTTGCTCGCCCTGCCGCTTGCCGCACCGGCCCTGGCCGCCGCCCAGGAATCCTGGCCCAGCCGGCCCATCACCATCCTCAGCGGCTTCCCCAATGGCTCGGGCATCGACATCTACATGCGCCGCATGTCGGAGCCGCTGAGCCGGGCGCTGAACGGCCAGAACATCATCGTGGACAACCGTTCGGGCGCAGGCGGGAACATCGCCTCCGACTTCGTCGCGAAGGCGCGGCCGGATGGCTATACGCTGTATTTCGGCACGGCCGGCACGCATGCCATCAATGCGAGCCTCTATCGCACGCTGCCCTTCGATGTGGTGCGGGATTTCACGCCCATCGCGCATCTGGGCGATGTGCCCAATGCGCTGACGGTCAGCATCGATCGCCGGCCGCAATTCACCGATTGCGCGGCGTTGCTGGCGGCGGCGCGGGCCAATCCGGGGCGGTTGAACTATGCCTCCACCGGCAATGGCGCCTCGACGCATCTGGCCGGCGCGCAATTCGCGGTGGCGGCGAATATCGACATCACCCATGTGCCGTATCGCGGCCAGCCTGGCGCGCAGACGGCGCTGCTGGCGGGCGATGTGGATTTCTTCTTCAACCAGGTGGGCCCGGCACTCGGCCCCATCCGCCAGGGGCAGACGCGGGCACTGGCCGTGACCACGGCGCAGCGCCTTTCGATCCTGCCCGATGTGCCGACCGTGGCCGAAGCCTGCAACCTCCCCGGCTTCGTCAGCACCACCTGGTACGGCCTGTTCGGCCCGGCGAATTTGCCGGCGCCAATCGTCGAGCGGCTCTCCACCGCCATCACCGGCGTGCTGCGCGACCCGCAATTCAGCGAGTGGCTGGTGACGACGCAGGGCATCGCGCTGCCGCCGGTCTTCACGCCGGCGGAATTCGGCGCGATCCAGCGGCGCGATATCGCAAGCTGGGCCGAGATCGTCCGGCGTTCCGGCGCTTCGGTGGATTGA
- a CDS encoding oligopeptide/dipeptide ABC transporter ATP-binding protein — protein MIPPAHAKLGERILEVTDLKKHFPIRGGLLGSTVGYVYAVDGVSFHINKGETLSLVGESGCGKSTVGKAVLRLFPLTSGQVVLNNQRIDDLSPGTLRPLRRQIQVVFQDPFSSLNPRMRVRDILAEPIRNFGLARNEAEVTERVGQLMDKVRLPRDAVGRWPHEFSGGQRQRICIARALAAEPDVIVCDEAVSALDVSVKAQIVNLLQDLQSELGLAMLFISHDLAIVEHMTHRVAVMYLGKIVEVADRKSLFGAPRHPYTEALLSAVPVPVPGALRERVVLQGDVPSPINPPKGCRFHTRCPYAFDRCRKDEPELRDDGTGHLSACHLHDLPASENPLLNKAPPTAFRMAEA, from the coding sequence ATGATCCCTCCCGCACACGCGAAACTCGGCGAGCGCATTCTGGAGGTCACGGACCTCAAGAAGCATTTCCCCATCCGGGGTGGGCTGCTTGGCTCCACCGTGGGCTATGTCTATGCGGTGGACGGCGTATCCTTCCACATCAACAAGGGCGAGACCCTATCGTTGGTGGGGGAATCTGGTTGCGGGAAATCCACCGTGGGCAAGGCGGTGCTGCGGCTGTTTCCGCTCACCTCCGGCCAGGTGGTGCTGAACAACCAGCGCATAGATGATCTCTCGCCCGGCACGCTGCGCCCCTTGCGGCGGCAGATCCAGGTCGTGTTCCAGGACCCGTTCTCCTCGCTCAATCCGCGCATGCGCGTGCGGGATATCCTGGCCGAACCCATCCGCAATTTCGGCCTGGCCAGGAACGAGGCCGAGGTGACGGAGCGCGTCGGTCAGTTGATGGACAAGGTGCGCCTGCCGCGCGATGCGGTGGGGCGCTGGCCACATGAATTCTCGGGCGGCCAGCGCCAGCGCATCTGCATCGCGCGTGCGCTCGCGGCCGAGCCCGATGTGATCGTCTGCGATGAGGCGGTTTCGGCGCTGGATGTTTCGGTGAAGGCGCAAATCGTGAATCTGCTGCAGGATCTGCAGTCGGAACTCGGCCTCGCCATGCTGTTCATCAGCCATGACCTCGCCATCGTCGAGCATATGACGCATCGCGTGGCGGTCATGTATCTGGGCAAGATCGTCGAGGTGGCGGACCGCAAGTCGCTGTTCGGCGCGCCGCGGCACCCCTATACCGAGGCGCTGCTCTCGGCCGTGCCGGTCCCGGTGCCTGGCGCCCTGCGCGAGCGGGTCGTGCTACAGGGCGATGTGCCGAGCCCGATCAACCCGCCCAAGGGCTGCCGCTTCCACACGCGCTGCCCCTATGCCTTCGACCGCTGCCGCAAGGATGAGCCGGAACTGCGCGATGATGGCACGGGTCACCTTTCGGCCTGCCACCTGCATGACCTGCCGGCGTCGGAAAACCCGCTGCTGAACAAGGCCCCGCCCACCGCCTTCCGGATGGCCGAGGCCTGA
- a CDS encoding glycoside hydrolase family 19 protein — protein MDDELICRPGPFGFDPPEIAPGGAVGAPLMTPLWNAPGSIPWYLGWGAPPFLFLPQAEEMKNVQVTAAELSLLAAGYKPLAEVVEALCSKAEAYMWFHEINRFPLRMCHFLAQLAHESGRFTKLRESLNYSTSSRILEVFGPNHSAKVTVEEAEALINSQQALAERVYGLGNPTKAAEFKHKVAGEGFKFRGRGLIQLTGKANYEKFGKHPDIKLDLVAKPELAEDPFIAVQLAVAFWKERDLSALADADNVTAITKRINGGTEGLGDRKKLLATAKDIWLNKQMS, from the coding sequence GTGGATGATGAGCTGATCTGCCGCCCCGGTCCCTTCGGCTTTGACCCGCCCGAAATCGCGCCCGGCGGTGCTGTGGGCGCCCCCCTCATGACGCCGCTGTGGAACGCGCCCGGCAGCATCCCCTGGTATCTCGGCTGGGGCGCCCCGCCATTCCTCTTCCTGCCCCAGGCGGAGGAGATGAAGAATGTCCAGGTCACGGCGGCGGAGCTCTCGCTCCTGGCGGCGGGCTACAAGCCCCTCGCCGAGGTGGTGGAGGCGCTCTGCTCCAAGGCCGAGGCCTATATGTGGTTCCATGAGATCAACCGCTTCCCGCTGCGCATGTGCCATTTCCTGGCCCAGCTGGCGCATGAGAGCGGGCGCTTCACCAAGCTGCGGGAATCCCTCAATTATTCAACCTCCTCGCGCATCCTGGAGGTGTTCGGCCCCAATCACTCCGCCAAGGTGACGGTGGAGGAGGCGGAGGCGCTGATCAACAGCCAGCAAGCCCTGGCCGAGCGGGTCTATGGCCTCGGCAATCCGACGAAGGCGGCCGAATTCAAGCACAAGGTGGCGGGGGAGGGGTTCAAGTTCCGCGGCCGCGGTCTGATCCAGCTGACCGGGAAGGCCAATTACGAGAAATTCGGCAAGCACCCGGATATCAAGCTGGACCTGGTCGCCAAGCCCGAGCTGGCCGAGGACCCATTCATCGCGGTCCAGCTGGCCGTCGCCTTCTGGAAGGAGCGGGACCTCAGCGCCCTCGCGGATGCCGACAATGTCACGGCCATCACCAAGCGCATCAATGGCGGGACCGAGGGCCTGGGGGATCGGAAGAAACTTCTGGCGACCGCCAAGGATATCTGGCTGAACAAGCAGATGAGCTAA
- a CDS encoding cold shock domain-containing protein, with amino-acid sequence MSDDYAPTGGDTGLIEAKVKWYNGRKGFGFVLGPDGQDVFFHASALTDAGIEQPDTDDILMCEIGSDRQGRRLVTRITELKRGPGGGMGGGGGAPRGGFGDRPPRRDFGGPPGGGGGFGDRPPRRDFGGPPGGGGGFGDRPPRRDFGGPPGGGGGFGDRPPRRDFGGPPGGGGGGGFGAPRSGGFGGGDRGPPRRNFDEGTGPVYPLNGTVKWFDQVRGFGFVTPEDGGQDVFLHSSVLTRAGRTDLAQGEKVSLDVRDGQRGRQAIGMK; translated from the coding sequence GTGTCTGACGATTATGCGCCTACGGGCGGTGACACTGGCCTGATCGAGGCCAAGGTGAAGTGGTATAATGGGCGCAAGGGCTTCGGCTTCGTGCTCGGACCAGATGGGCAGGATGTGTTCTTCCACGCATCGGCGCTGACGGATGCGGGCATCGAGCAGCCCGATACCGATGATATTCTGATGTGCGAGATCGGGTCGGACCGGCAGGGCCGCCGGCTCGTCACGCGCATCACCGAACTCAAGCGCGGCCCTGGTGGCGGCATGGGTGGTGGCGGCGGCGCCCCGCGCGGTGGCTTTGGCGATCGTCCGCCGCGCCGCGACTTCGGTGGCCCCCCGGGTGGGGGTGGTGGCTTTGGCGACCGTCCGCCGCGCCGCGATTTCGGTGGCCCCCCGGGTGGGGGCGGTGGCTTTGGCGATCGTCCGCCGCGCCGGGACTTCGGTGGCCCCCCGGGTGGGGGCGGTGGCTTTGGCGACCGTCCGCCGCGCCGTGACTTTGGTGGCCCGCCCGGTGGTGGTGGTGGTGGTGGCTTCGGCGCCCCGCGTTCGGGTGGCTTCGGTGGTGGGGATCGCGGTCCGCCGCGCCGCAACTTCGACGAAGGCACCGGCCCGGTCTATCCGCTGAACGGCACCGTGAAGTGGTTCGACCAGGTGCGCGGCTTCGGCTTCGTGACGCCGGAAGATGGCGGGCAGGACGTGTTCCTGCACTCCTCCGTGCTGACGCGCGCCGGCCGCACCGACCTCGCCCAGGGCGAGAAGGTCTCGCTCGATGTGCGTGACGGCCAGCGTGGCCGCCAGGCGATCGGCATGAAGTAA
- a CDS encoding FAD-binding oxidoreductase → MNVAILGGGIVGACTALAAQRAGFGVTLIEPETAGGEQAASYGNGCWLSPSSVVPPAVPGLWKKLPKFLSDPLGPLAIRWRYLPKVAPWLVRYLLAGWTEAKVMRTGHALRALVAGAPELHAALAEEAGVGHLIERRGLLYIYPSRADFEAEALAWRVRRETGVQWLEISEDELRQREPDLDRRYTFGVLVEEGGHCLNPGAYVAALIAQAEAQGMRRVAARATGFVIEGGRLQAVRTDQGDVAAERAIICAGAHSRALARAAGDDLPLETERGYHAVIAGAEVGPRTPMMPSDGKMSLTWTETGLRVAGQVEIAGLEAAPNWKRAEILRDHLLRSFPGLPREVPSGRLRVWMGHRPSMPDGLPCLGPASASADILHGFGHGHVGLVAAPRSAALLAAMLAGAPMPFPAEPYSPHRFA, encoded by the coding sequence ATGAACGTCGCCATCCTGGGCGGCGGCATCGTCGGCGCCTGCACGGCACTCGCTGCCCAGCGCGCCGGCTTCGGGGTGACGCTGATCGAACCCGAGACAGCCGGCGGCGAGCAGGCGGCGAGCTACGGCAATGGCTGCTGGCTCAGCCCCTCCAGCGTCGTGCCGCCGGCCGTGCCGGGGCTGTGGAAGAAGCTGCCGAAATTCCTGAGTGACCCGCTGGGCCCGCTCGCCATCCGCTGGCGCTATTTGCCCAAGGTGGCGCCCTGGCTGGTGCGCTACCTGCTGGCGGGCTGGACCGAGGCCAAGGTGATGCGCACCGGCCACGCGCTGCGCGCCCTGGTGGCCGGCGCGCCCGAACTCCATGCCGCATTGGCCGAGGAAGCGGGCGTCGGCCACCTGATCGAGCGGCGCGGCCTGCTCTACATCTACCCCAGCCGCGCCGATTTCGAGGCCGAGGCGCTGGCTTGGCGCGTGCGGCGGGAAACCGGCGTGCAATGGCTCGAAATCTCCGAGGATGAGCTGCGCCAGCGCGAGCCCGATCTGGACCGCCGCTACACCTTCGGCGTGCTGGTGGAGGAGGGGGGGCATTGCCTCAATCCCGGCGCCTATGTCGCCGCCCTCATCGCCCAGGCCGAGGCGCAGGGCATGCGCCGCGTGGCCGCGCGCGCCACGGGCTTCGTCATCGAGGGCGGCCGGCTGCAGGCCGTGCGGACCGACCAGGGCGATGTGGCGGCCGAGCGCGCGATCATCTGCGCCGGCGCCCATTCGCGCGCACTGGCGCGTGCAGCGGGCGACGACCTGCCGCTCGAGACCGAGCGCGGCTACCACGCCGTGATCGCGGGGGCCGAGGTCGGGCCGCGCACGCCCATGATGCCCTCGGACGGCAAGATGAGCCTGACCTGGACGGAGACAGGGCTGCGCGTGGCCGGCCAGGTGGAGATTGCCGGGCTGGAGGCGGCGCCCAACTGGAAGCGGGCCGAAATCCTGCGCGACCATCTGTTGCGCAGCTTCCCGGGCCTGCCGCGCGAGGTTCCGTCCGGGCGGCTGCGCGTCTGGATGGGGCATCGCCCTTCCATGCCGGATGGCCTGCCCTGCCTGGGGCCCGCTTCGGCCAGCGCCGATATCCTGCACGGATTCGGCCATGGCCATGTCGGGCTGGTGGCCGCGCCGCGCAGCGCGGCATTGCTGGCGGCGATGCTGGCCGGCGCGCCAATGCCCTTCCCGGCGGAGCCTTATTCGCCCCATCGTTTCGCTTGA
- a CDS encoding (2Fe-2S)-binding protein — protein sequence MPHVTLTVNGKSHKVEVEGRTLLVELLREKLRLTGTHVGCDTSQCGACVVHIDGQSVKSCTTLAVMCEGASVTTIEGLAHADGTLHPMQEAFREYHALQCGFCTPGMVMSAVDLVAKNPQGLSEQEIREGLEGNLCRCTGYHNIVKAIAAAQDVMHGKRETIAAAAE from the coding sequence ATGCCGCATGTCACACTCACGGTGAACGGCAAGTCACACAAGGTGGAGGTCGAGGGCCGCACATTGCTGGTGGAGTTGCTGCGCGAAAAGCTGCGCCTGACGGGCACGCATGTCGGCTGCGACACCAGCCAATGCGGCGCCTGCGTCGTCCATATCGACGGCCAGAGCGTGAAATCCTGCACCACGCTGGCCGTGATGTGCGAGGGCGCTTCGGTCACCACCATCGAGGGCCTGGCCCATGCCGATGGCACGCTGCATCCGATGCAGGAGGCGTTCCGCGAATACCACGCGCTGCAATGCGGCTTCTGCACGCCGGGGATGGTGATGTCCGCCGTGGACCTCGTCGCCAAGAACCCGCAGGGGCTGTCCGAGCAGGAAATCCGTGAGGGGCTGGAGGGCAATCTTTGCCGCTGCACCGGCTATCACAACATCGTGAAGGCCATCGCCGCCGCACAGGATGTGATGCACGGCAAGCGCGAGACGATCGCCGCCGCCGCAGAGTGA
- a CDS encoding AtzH-like domain-containing protein, producing the protein MELDNPGVIAEARAVFDTYEDALMNNRTEVLDGIFWADPRTVRFGITEILYGIEAIRAFRSSVKAYAKRVQKRVHITSFGQDFACTHLEYERIGTGLIGRETKIMVRLRDIGWRVVSAHVSLLTSNDPGRV; encoded by the coding sequence ATGGAACTCGACAATCCCGGCGTCATCGCCGAAGCCCGCGCCGTCTTCGACACCTACGAAGACGCGCTGATGAACAACCGCACCGAGGTGCTCGACGGCATCTTCTGGGCCGATCCCCGCACGGTGCGCTTCGGCATCACCGAGATCCTCTACGGGATCGAGGCGATCCGCGCCTTCCGCTCCAGCGTGAAGGCCTATGCGAAGCGGGTGCAGAAGCGCGTCCACATCACCAGCTTCGGCCAGGATTTTGCCTGTACCCATCTGGAATATGAGCGCATCGGCACGGGGCTGATCGGGCGTGAGACGAAGATCATGGTGCGCCTGCGCGATATCGGCTGGCGGGTGGTGTCCGCGCATGTCTCGCTGCTGACCAGCAATGATCCAGGCCGCGTCTGA
- a CDS encoding xanthine dehydrogenase family protein subunit M has product MYDFAYHKPSSVADAVKLLAADPDAKPVSGGHTLLPALKHRLNKPSALVDLSGIAEMKGVKRVGNAIVIGALTKHAEVANSAEVKAAIPALAYMASHIGDNQVRNRGTIGGSVANNDPAADYPAAVLGLGATIHTSKRKIAADDFFQGMFTTALEEGEILVAIEFPIPEKAGYAKLKNPASRYVMAGAFISKGPMGLRVAINGAAPCVFRQADMEAALGRSWSADAVAGIKQDADGLNSDIHGSAEYRAHLVGVMAKRAVAAAG; this is encoded by the coding sequence ATGTATGATTTCGCCTATCACAAGCCCTCCTCCGTGGCGGATGCCGTCAAGCTGCTGGCCGCTGATCCGGATGCCAAGCCGGTCTCGGGCGGGCATACGCTGCTGCCGGCGCTGAAGCACCGGCTGAACAAGCCCTCGGCCCTGGTGGACCTCTCCGGCATTGCCGAGATGAAGGGCGTGAAGCGCGTCGGCAACGCGATCGTGATCGGCGCGCTGACCAAGCACGCCGAAGTCGCGAACAGCGCCGAGGTGAAGGCCGCCATCCCGGCCCTGGCCTACATGGCGAGCCATATCGGCGACAACCAGGTGCGCAATCGCGGGACCATCGGCGGTTCCGTCGCCAATAACGATCCGGCCGCGGATTATCCGGCCGCCGTGCTGGGTCTGGGTGCGACCATCCACACCAGCAAGCGCAAGATCGCGGCCGATGACTTCTTCCAGGGGATGTTCACGACGGCGCTGGAGGAGGGTGAAATCCTCGTCGCCATCGAATTTCCGATCCCGGAAAAGGCCGGCTACGCCAAGCTGAAGAATCCGGCCAGCCGCTATGTCATGGCCGGCGCCTTCATCTCCAAGGGCCCGATGGGGCTGCGCGTCGCCATCAATGGCGCGGCCCCCTGCGTGTTCCGCCAGGCGGATATGGAAGCGGCACTCGGCCGCAGCTGGTCCGCCGATGCGGTGGCCGGCATCAAGCAGGATGCGGATGGGCTGAACAGCGATATCCACGGCAGCGCCGAGTATCGCGCGCATCTGGTGGGCGTGATGGCCAAGCGGGCGGTTGCCGCGGCGGGGTGA
- a CDS encoding xanthine dehydrogenase family protein molybdopterin-binding subunit, whose translation MNVVTPFEGIGASVRRKEDLRFLSGRGQYTDDINRPGQAHAWILRSQHAHARILSLDTAAASAMPGVVAIFTSADLAAIGGIPCGWQIHNKDGTPMAEPKHPVLAEGKVRHVGDPIAVVIAETRSQARDAGEAIVVEFEVLPGISQTTAALATDAPRVHDDVAGNTCYDWHIGDKAMVDAAFEKAAHRVVFETTNQRLVPNAMEPRCAVGDYDTATGEHTLFTTSQNPHVIRLLMGAFVLQIPESKLRVVAPDVGGGFGSKIYHYAEEAIVTWAAAKLGRAVKWTADRTEAFMSDAHGRDHVTRAELALDKEGTFLALRVDTHANMGAYLSTFAPCVPTYLYATLLAGVYSTPAIYAEVKAVFTNTVPVDAYRGAGRPEATYLIERLVDVAAKQCGFDKIKLRRRNFIPTDAFPYQTPVALQYDSGDYFSTLDQALETADWAGFEARRAKARLHGKLRGIGISTYLEACGIAPSAVVGSLGARAGLYEVGVIRVHPTGSVTVLTGAHSHGQGHETTFAQLVCDKLGVPVSNVDIVHGDTAKVPFGMGTYGSRSLAVGGSAMEKAMDKIIAKGKRIAAHLMEASVEDIEFDRGTFRVAGTDKTKSLTDISLAAYVPHNYPIDEIEPGLEETAFYDPKNFTYPGGCHIAEVEIEIETGHVTLINFTAVDDVGRVINPMIVAGQVQGGVAQGVGQALLEACIYDADGQLLSGSMMDYTMPRADDLAPVSVATHATLCTHNPLGVKGCGEVGAIGSPPAVINAVVDALRDYGVEHVEMPATAPKIWSIIHGKTV comes from the coding sequence ATGAACGTCGTCACGCCGTTCGAAGGCATCGGTGCGAGCGTCCGCCGGAAAGAGGATCTGCGATTCCTCTCCGGCCGCGGGCAATACACGGATGACATCAACCGCCCCGGCCAGGCGCATGCCTGGATCCTGCGCAGCCAGCACGCCCATGCGCGCATCCTCTCACTGGACACGGCGGCCGCTTCGGCCATGCCGGGGGTGGTCGCCATCTTCACCAGTGCCGACCTTGCGGCCATCGGCGGCATTCCCTGCGGCTGGCAGATCCACAACAAGGACGGCACGCCGATGGCGGAGCCGAAGCACCCCGTCCTCGCCGAGGGCAAGGTGCGCCATGTGGGTGACCCCATCGCCGTCGTCATCGCCGAAACGCGCAGCCAGGCGCGTGATGCGGGCGAGGCGATCGTGGTGGAGTTCGAGGTGCTGCCCGGCATCAGCCAGACCACGGCGGCGCTGGCCACCGACGCGCCCCGCGTGCATGACGATGTGGCTGGCAACACCTGCTACGACTGGCATATCGGCGACAAGGCGATGGTGGATGCCGCCTTCGAGAAGGCCGCGCATCGCGTGGTGTTTGAAACCACCAACCAGCGCCTGGTGCCCAATGCCATGGAGCCGCGCTGCGCCGTGGGCGACTACGACACCGCCACGGGCGAGCATACGCTGTTCACCACCAGCCAGAATCCGCATGTCATCCGGCTGCTGATGGGCGCCTTCGTGCTGCAGATCCCCGAGAGCAAGCTGCGCGTCGTGGCCCCCGATGTGGGCGGCGGCTTCGGCAGCAAGATCTACCATTACGCCGAGGAGGCGATCGTCACCTGGGCCGCCGCCAAGCTCGGCCGCGCGGTGAAATGGACGGCCGACCGGACCGAGGCCTTCATGTCCGACGCGCATGGCCGGGACCATGTGACCCGCGCCGAACTGGCGCTGGACAAGGAGGGGACGTTCCTCGCACTCCGCGTGGACACCCATGCCAATATGGGCGCCTATCTCTCGACCTTCGCGCCCTGTGTGCCGACCTATCTCTACGCGACACTGCTGGCCGGCGTGTATTCGACGCCCGCCATCTATGCCGAGGTGAAGGCCGTCTTTACCAACACGGTGCCGGTGGATGCCTATCGCGGTGCGGGCCGCCCGGAGGCGACCTATCTGATCGAGCGGCTGGTGGATGTCGCGGCCAAGCAATGCGGCTTTGACAAGATCAAGCTGCGCCGCCGCAACTTCATCCCGACCGACGCCTTCCCGTACCAGACGCCCGTCGCCCTGCAATATGACAGCGGCGATTATTTCTCGACGCTGGACCAGGCGCTGGAAACGGCGGATTGGGCCGGCTTCGAGGCGCGGCGCGCGAAAGCGAGGCTGCATGGCAAGCTGCGCGGGATTGGCATTTCCACCTATCTGGAGGCCTGCGGCATCGCGCCTTCGGCCGTGGTGGGCTCGCTCGGCGCGCGGGCGGGGCTTTATGAGGTGGGCGTGATCCGCGTGCACCCGACAGGCTCGGTGACCGTGCTGACCGGCGCGCATAGCCATGGCCAGGGCCATGAGACGACCTTCGCGCAGCTGGTCTGTGACAAGCTGGGCGTGCCCGTGAGCAATGTGGATATCGTGCATGGCGATACGGCCAAGGTGCCTTTCGGCATGGGCACCTATGGCTCGCGCTCTTTGGCGGTCGGCGGCTCGGCCATGGAGAAGGCGATGGACAAGATCATCGCCAAAGGCAAGCGAATCGCAGCCCATCTGATGGAAGCGAGCGTCGAGGATATCGAGTTCGACCGCGGTACGTTCCGCGTGGCGGGCACCGACAAGACGAAATCCCTGACCGACATCAGCCTCGCGGCCTATGTCCCGCACAACTACCCGATTGACGAGATCGAGCCCGGGCTGGAGGAAACCGCCTTCTACGACCCGAAGAACTTCACCTATCCCGGCGGCTGCCACATCGCCGAGGTGGAGATCGAGATCGAGACGGGCCACGTCACCCTCATCAACTTCACGGCGGTGGATGATGTGGGCCGCGTCATCAACCCGATGATCGTGGCCGGCCAGGTGCAGGGCGGGGTTGCCCAGGGGGTGGGCCAAGCGTTGCTGGAGGCTTGCATTTACGACGCGGATGGCCAGCTGCTGAGTGGCTCGATGATGGACTACACCATGCCGCGCGCCGATGATCTGGCGCCGGTCAGTGTGGCCACCCACGCCACGCTCTGCACCCACAACCCGCTGGGCGTGAAGGGCTGCGGCGAGGTGGGGGCCATCGGCTCGCCGCCCGCGGTGATCAATGCGGTGGTGGATGCATTGCGTGATTATGGTGTGGAACATGTCGAGATGCCCGCGACAGCGCCGAAAATCTGGTCCATCATTCACGGCAAGACAGTCTGA
- a CDS encoding aspartate/glutamate racemase family protein, translated as MAGQIARGGKSIYGAPLGILMLEARFPRILGDMGNGLTWNFPVLFRVVRGATPARVVEQGAAGLLDAFIEAARELVDLGAEGITTNCGFLSLFQRELAEAVRVPVATSALMQVPWVQATLPPGRRVGVITVNKAGVTPRHLAAAGVPLDVPMEGTEGGREFFRVLIRAEKNDLDVELARQDILDAAARLVAAHPEVGAIVLECTNMPPYAADVAAATGLPVHDIYAMINWFQAGLRPRRF; from the coding sequence ATGGCAGGACAGATCGCGCGCGGGGGCAAGTCCATCTATGGCGCGCCGCTCGGCATTCTCATGCTGGAAGCCCGGTTTCCGCGCATCCTCGGCGATATGGGCAATGGGCTGACCTGGAATTTCCCCGTGCTGTTCCGCGTGGTGCGCGGCGCGACACCCGCGCGCGTCGTCGAACAAGGCGCCGCCGGGCTGCTCGACGCCTTCATCGAAGCCGCGCGGGAGCTGGTGGATCTGGGGGCCGAGGGCATCACCACCAATTGCGGCTTTCTCTCCCTGTTCCAGCGCGAGCTGGCCGAGGCCGTCCGGGTGCCGGTGGCCACCTCCGCCTTGATGCAGGTGCCCTGGGTGCAGGCGACACTGCCGCCCGGCCGGCGTGTCGGCGTGATCACGGTGAACAAGGCGGGTGTGACGCCGCGGCACCTCGCGGCGGCCGGCGTGCCGCTCGATGTGCCGATGGAGGGCACGGAGGGCGGGCGGGAATTCTTCCGCGTGCTGATCCGCGCCGAGAAGAATGACCTGGATGTGGAGCTGGCCCGGCAGGATATCCTGGATGCGGCCGCCCGCCTCGTGGCGGCACATCCGGAGGTTGGCGCCATCGTGCTGGAATGCACCAACATGCCGCCCTATGCGGCGGATGTGGCGGCGGCGACCGGGCTGCCGGTGCATGACATCTACGCGATGATCAACTGGTTCCAGGCCGGGCTGCGGCCCCGCCGCTTCTGA